In the genome of Flavobacteriales bacterium, one region contains:
- a CDS encoding gliding motility-associated C-terminal domain-containing protein translates to MWSNSKTTATITGLSASTYTVTVYDALSCASTKTITVTEPAAALTATPSQTNVACKDDATGTATATPAGGTSPYTYLWSDGQTNQTATGLTDGTYTCTVTDSKSCNPASAVSITITEPASALTASTSQTNVDCKDNATGTATATPSGGTSPYFYLWSDGQTNQTATGLQDGVYACTVTDANGCTPASLTSVTITEPTDYLTASTSQSNVDCKDNATGTATATPSGGTAPYAYMWDDGQTNQTATGLQDGVYHCTVTDANGCTPASLTSVTITEPTDYLTASTSQTNVDCKDNASGTATAIPSGGTAPYTYLWNTGQTDSTATGLEDGVYTCTVTDANGCTPASVTTVSITEPALLTSSTTTSTDARCNAGSDGAGSVIITGGTTPYTYIWSDGQTGSTATGLPIGTYHVTVQDANGCIYTDSIEINQPVEPLNLTTSGSPVSCKSGSDGTASVSGTGGTPGYTFEWGSGETGSNISGLVAGIYSVTGTDANGCTSTGTVAITEPTAEVSFTSVWTDVNCKGGSDGTATFTPTGGTPPYFYAWDNGQTDSTATGLSAGTHVITITDVNGCTSPEVGSVLIGEPNAALAVSAQATQVNCKGGDDGTATAVASGGTTPYSYNWSNGQSTAVATGLSAGAYHVTVTDANSCMGPGRVTVAVTEPGADLSATSTYTNTLCYGSTDGTATALPSGGSAPYFYLWSNGQTTATATGLAAGTYLVTVTDVNGCTLPSGVSVTVGEPTAITATANSTDALCGTGSGNAVVYPSGGTPGYTYQWDAGAGNQTTATATGLTTGNFVVTITDANGCTYDTAIAVQASPPVTATANGSTLLCYGGADGTATVNTLTGIPPYVYLWSNGQTEQTATGLMAGTYQVTLTDSAGCVATTSAAVDQPLELIVNTVGDTTVCDQTLFSLSASPSGGTPGYQYLWSDQNASTTSTVQVVANGSTVFHVTVTDDNNCTGTGMVDVTTDVPPAALFGYKVIPTCDNILLKFSNKSMGANDFEWFLNDHLFSTHQNPNIEVGYNENISVKLIAYFGTCSDTMEIPIELKDFRFYNHPEIPNVFTPNGDGINDVFSVHLDGDLKECTQLMIMNRWGVLVYSPPGGQLAWDGRTAAGLPVTEGTYMYIIRLRETQIAGTVMLLTNH, encoded by the coding sequence TTGTGGAGCAATTCCAAAACCACCGCTACCATCACCGGACTGTCTGCTTCCACATATACCGTTACTGTATATGACGCGTTGAGTTGCGCCAGCACCAAAACCATTACAGTAACCGAGCCAGCAGCGGCTCTCACAGCCACACCATCACAAACCAATGTTGCCTGTAAAGACGATGCAACCGGAACGGCAACCGCCACACCCGCCGGTGGTACCTCACCCTACACATATTTGTGGAGTGACGGACAAACCAACCAGACCGCGACCGGACTGACAGATGGCACATACACATGTACCGTAACAGATAGCAAAAGCTGTAATCCTGCATCCGCTGTTTCCATCACCATCACAGAACCCGCTTCTGCTCTGACCGCATCAACCTCGCAAACAAACGTTGATTGTAAAGACAACGCTACAGGCACCGCTACAGCAACACCATCCGGAGGTACTTCGCCCTATTTCTATCTGTGGAGTGACGGACAAACAAACCAAACCGCTACCGGGCTCCAAGATGGTGTATATGCGTGTACCGTAACCGATGCGAACGGTTGTACGCCCGCCTCGCTCACTTCAGTCACCATCACCGAGCCCACCGATTATCTTACAGCATCTACCTCTCAATCCAATGTAGATTGTAAAGACAATGCCACAGGTACTGCCACAGCTACACCCTCCGGTGGCACAGCTCCCTATGCCTACATGTGGGATGACGGACAAACCAACCAAACCGCCACCGGGCTCCAAGACGGTGTGTATCATTGCACCGTAACCGATGCGAACGGTTGCACACCGGCCTCGCTCACTTCGGTTACCATCACAGAACCCACTGATTACCTCACTGCATCTACCTCTCAAACCAATGTGGACTGTAAAGACAATGCCTCAGGTACAGCCACTGCTATACCATCCGGAGGTACAGCACCCTACACGTATTTGTGGAACACCGGACAAACAGACAGCACTGCCACCGGATTGGAGGACGGAGTATATACCTGCACCGTAACCGACGCCAATGGCTGCACACCGGCTTCTGTTACTACTGTCTCCATTACCGAACCGGCACTGTTAACAAGTTCAACCACCACTTCAACCGATGCCAGATGTAACGCGGGAAGTGATGGTGCCGGTTCTGTGATCATAACAGGAGGCACAACTCCCTACACATACATATGGAGTGATGGACAAACAGGATCCACCGCAACCGGATTACCCATTGGCACCTACCATGTGACGGTTCAGGATGCAAACGGATGTATATATACAGATTCCATTGAAATCAACCAGCCTGTTGAACCTCTGAACTTAACCACAAGCGGATCACCGGTAAGTTGTAAGTCCGGCAGCGATGGCACAGCCTCCGTATCAGGTACGGGTGGCACGCCAGGTTATACTTTTGAATGGGGTTCCGGCGAAACCGGCAGCAACATTTCCGGCTTGGTGGCCGGCATTTATTCCGTCACCGGTACGGATGCAAATGGATGCACATCTACCGGAACGGTTGCCATTACCGAACCCACCGCTGAAGTATCTTTTACTTCGGTATGGACCGATGTGAACTGCAAGGGAGGAAGCGACGGCACCGCTACGTTCACTCCTACGGGTGGCACGCCTCCTTATTTCTATGCTTGGGACAACGGCCAAACAGACAGCACCGCGACCGGACTTTCTGCAGGCACGCATGTGATTACCATTACCGATGTGAATGGATGTACCAGTCCGGAAGTCGGCTCCGTATTGATAGGAGAACCGAATGCAGCCCTTGCCGTTAGCGCCCAGGCTACCCAGGTAAATTGTAAAGGCGGGGATGATGGCACAGCTACAGCCGTAGCCAGCGGAGGCACAACTCCCTATTCCTATAATTGGAGCAACGGACAATCAACAGCTGTTGCAACCGGACTTTCTGCAGGAGCCTATCACGTTACCGTAACAGACGCCAACAGTTGCATGGGACCGGGCAGGGTTACGGTAGCAGTGACTGAGCCTGGTGCAGACCTGAGCGCCACTTCAACATATACAAACACACTTTGCTACGGGTCGACAGATGGTACGGCAACCGCTTTGCCTTCAGGTGGAAGTGCACCTTACTTTTATTTATGGAGCAATGGTCAAACCACCGCTACCGCTACAGGATTGGCAGCTGGCACCTACCTGGTGACAGTGACCGATGTCAACGGATGTACCCTTCCGTCGGGTGTGAGCGTGACCGTAGGGGAACCAACCGCCATCACAGCTACCGCCAACAGCACCGACGCATTGTGCGGTACCGGCAGCGGAAACGCCGTTGTATATCCATCGGGTGGAACTCCCGGCTATACCTATCAATGGGATGCAGGTGCCGGAAACCAAACCACAGCCACAGCCACCGGTCTTACCACCGGAAATTTTGTGGTTACCATTACAGATGCAAACGGTTGTACCTACGATACGGCCATTGCGGTGCAGGCAAGTCCGCCGGTTACAGCCACTGCCAACGGATCAACCCTGTTATGTTACGGCGGGGCAGATGGAACAGCTACTGTGAATACCTTGACCGGAATCCCGCCTTATGTTTACTTGTGGAGCAACGGGCAAACGGAACAAACCGCAACAGGCCTCATGGCGGGCACTTATCAGGTGACTCTCACAGACAGTGCAGGGTGTGTAGCAACTACCAGTGCCGCAGTGGACCAACCCCTTGAACTTATTGTAAACACCGTGGGTGATACAACGGTTTGCGACCAAACCCTTTTCTCACTTTCAGCTTCGCCAAGTGGCGGCACACCCGGTTACCAATATCTTTGGAGTGATCAGAATGCCAGCACCACATCTACCGTACAAGTTGTTGCCAACGGGTCCACTGTATTTCACGTGACCGTTACCGATGACAATAACTGTACGGGAACCGGAATGGTAGATGTGACCACCGATGTTCCACCTGCGGCTCTCTTCGGGTATAAGGTTATCCCGACCTGTGACAACATCCTGTTGAAGTTCTCCAACAAAAGCATGGGGGCAAACGATTTTGAATGGTTCCTGAATGATCACCTGTTCAGCACACATCAAAATCCCAACATCGAAGTCGGGTATAACGAAAACATTTCCGTAAAACTTATTGCTTACTTCGGTACATGTTCAGATACAATGGAGATACCCATCGAACTGAAGGATTTCAGGTTCTACAATCATCCGGAAATTCCGAACGTGTTCACACCAAACGGTGACGGCATCAACGATGTGTTCAGTGTTCACCTGGATGGCGATCTCAAAGAGTGCACCCAACTTATGATCATGAACAGATGGGGTGTATTGGTTTATAGTCCGCCTGGCGGCCAGCTGGCGTGGGACGGAAGAACGGCAGCAGGGTTACCGGTAACGGAAGGCACCTATATGTATATCATCCGCCTGAGAGAAACCCAGATTGCCGGCACTGTCATGCTCCTTACGAACCACTAA
- a CDS encoding T9SS type A sorting domain-containing protein, producing MKHFTSILFLMLCTVFVSQAQLNVLYVLDTDIDSTGNANLTAALTNSGCNFTTFDAATDSVSPTFSTDMSDKDLVIWYTGSNGVGLQLWAGADTINTELYQYLNNGGSLWVIGNDFLYDLYDAPPVYFTPTDQASVLFGIDSYDVQSYGSDSNTGVSEMDVVSGQSITAQSPLTFIWATLWWADGVTPASGTQAVYEMGPGSYALSGAVSGTYYDNSVYKVLAYYFNAGVLGTQTSVDQAVKDVIDFFQTTGVPEQASAQSLLLFPNPVQDELHMFWSGRQAPQHMRIMDASGRIVREHTLAPHTSTVNMRDLASGVYHVQVTLEDGQTVGKTLIR from the coding sequence ATGAAACACTTTACCTCCATCTTGTTTTTGATGCTCTGCACCGTTTTCGTTTCGCAGGCACAACTGAATGTACTTTACGTACTCGACACAGATATTGATTCAACCGGGAATGCCAACCTGACTGCTGCGCTTACCAACAGTGGTTGTAACTTCACCACATTTGACGCGGCCACCGACAGCGTGAGTCCGACCTTCTCAACCGATATGAGCGACAAAGACCTGGTGATCTGGTATACGGGCTCCAATGGTGTTGGTCTGCAACTATGGGCGGGCGCGGATACCATCAATACCGAGTTGTACCAATACCTGAACAATGGCGGATCCCTTTGGGTGATCGGAAACGATTTCCTGTATGACCTGTACGATGCACCTCCCGTGTATTTCACCCCTACCGATCAGGCTTCGGTTCTTTTCGGAATCGATAGTTATGACGTGCAATCCTACGGCAGCGATAGCAACACGGGCGTTTCTGAAATGGATGTGGTCAGCGGACAGTCAATCACCGCACAATCTCCACTGACTTTTATCTGGGCCACGCTTTGGTGGGCCGATGGCGTTACCCCAGCCTCCGGTACCCAAGCCGTGTACGAAATGGGGCCCGGATCCTATGCCCTCAGCGGAGCCGTATCCGGTACGTACTACGACAACAGTGTTTACAAAGTACTGGCATACTACTTCAACGCAGGCGTACTCGGCACCCAGACTTCCGTGGATCAAGCTGTGAAAGATGTGATAGATTTCTTCCAAACCACCGGTGTACCGGAGCAGGCTAGTGCACAATCGCTGCTGTTGTTCCCCAACCCGGTGCAGGACGAACTGCATATGTTCTGGTCGGGCCGTCAGGCACCGCAACATATGCGCATCATGGACGCTTCGGGCAGGATCGTGCGGGAACACACCTTGGCACCCCACACGTCAACTGTAAATATGCGCGATCTTGCATCGGGCGTCTACCACGTGCAGGTAACCCTGGAAGACGGGCAAACCGTTGGCAAAACCCTCATTCGATAG
- a CDS encoding EVE domain-containing protein yields the protein MNHWLVKSEPTTYAWEQLLKDKKTSWDGVRNYAARLHLMDMKKGDLVLYYHSNQDRSIVGVAEVTKTHYQDPTTDDDRWVAVDIKPVQSFNKPVTLSEVKAEPKLQQIALVRIGRLSVMPLKKTEFDCLLKMGQTKL from the coding sequence ATGAACCACTGGCTTGTTAAATCAGAACCGACCACCTATGCGTGGGAACAATTGCTCAAAGACAAGAAAACATCCTGGGATGGCGTGCGGAACTATGCGGCCCGGCTTCACCTCATGGACATGAAAAAGGGAGACCTCGTGCTCTACTATCACAGCAACCAGGATCGTTCCATCGTAGGTGTAGCGGAGGTAACAAAAACCCATTACCAGGACCCCACGACAGACGATGACCGGTGGGTGGCCGTTGATATCAAGCCCGTTCAATCTTTCAATAAGCCGGTAACCCTGTCCGAGGTCAAGGCGGAACCCAAACTCCAACAAATCGCCCTGGTTCGTATCGGACGACTTTCGGTGATGCCCCTGAAGAAAACAGAGTTCGACTGCCTCCTGAAAATGGGTCAGACAAAACTGTAA
- a CDS encoding ATP-binding cassette domain-containing protein, translating into MSEDILRSLMQLFAVIAKQDDGITEQERQYVRSFLEQELPHDIVETYYKLFEKLASEEEEDEEGKPKKRRLTSVGDSVRTIAICKQINNVLTQKQKVIVLVRLFELVSTDRIFSEQRMAIIDMVAGVFNISREEFNLIESFAIHEEPSKLANHSLLIIGYNKGQVGKQVKFINYEPLKNASLVILKIPSINLYFLRFFGSEDVRLNDQALKNNRIYLFANGSTIRCASNRPIYFNDVTSRFLEGFTSVKLSFNVENLNYTFPNGKVGLNNVNISEGPGKLVAIMGSSGAGKTTLLNVLSGIEHPDSGEVRINGINIHNEPKRIEGVIGMVPQDNLLIEELTVFQNLYYNAQLCFRDLSNKEIKRKVNNVLESLGLSAIRDLQVGNELNKVISGGQRKRLNIGLELIREPSVLFLDEPTSGLSSLDSEHVMDLLRELTLKGKLIFVVIHQPSSEIYKMLDKVLFLDKGGHLIYYGNPVEAVSYFKSQDHQIKRTIDLSTIRPDEIFAIVEARVVNEFGELTDKRKATPEEWVERFQHHHHEPTLPDVDESPPKEFHIPNMWGQMKVFFKRDILAKLSNKQYILITLLEAPLLAFFLSFIVTYIDDPNSDHYIFRNNENIPAYIFMSVVVALFVGLIVSAEELFKDRKILQREKFLHLSRNAYLLSKMGLLLMVSAIQSLLFVWIGNSIIGIQGMMFPYWLMIFSLASLANVLGLNISSALNSAVAIYILIPLLIIPQMILGGAMFSYEKINRLLGGGYRVPSIAQIMPARWGYEGLMVHQFVHNAYEEAFYEVEKKESLYDYKQSFFVTELERMLQEAEKDIRTGQVTDRTRNNLVVVKKEITLEVVSNPQLKVIDLRGLDADDYQVESFGIARETLNKISAGYMLGYNSQVLRKELILGKLSTSKEQAEAFRNLRDKYYNDYLADVVKQRFSKHKIITDNGRLIPILDPIYRDANPDDGWISLDSPFYTPRKILFGRLTDTLYFNVIILWVMSFLLYLTLYFDLFRRILNRLQSLFARLFPARNKQVMALPIQPKESEEPESEVL; encoded by the coding sequence ATGAGCGAAGATATACTCCGGTCCCTCATGCAGTTATTTGCCGTGATCGCCAAACAAGACGATGGCATTACGGAACAGGAACGACAATATGTTCGAAGTTTCCTTGAACAGGAACTCCCGCATGACATCGTAGAAACCTATTACAAGCTTTTCGAAAAACTGGCCTCCGAGGAGGAAGAAGACGAAGAAGGCAAACCCAAAAAACGCCGGTTGACCAGTGTTGGTGATTCGGTACGTACCATTGCGATCTGCAAACAGATCAACAACGTTCTCACCCAGAAACAAAAGGTAATCGTATTGGTCAGGTTGTTCGAACTGGTCAGTACCGATCGCATATTTTCCGAACAACGTATGGCCATCATTGACATGGTGGCGGGCGTGTTCAATATCAGCAGGGAAGAATTCAATCTGATCGAATCCTTCGCCATACATGAAGAACCGTCGAAACTGGCCAATCACTCCCTGTTGATCATCGGGTACAACAAAGGCCAGGTTGGCAAGCAGGTGAAGTTCATCAACTATGAACCCCTGAAGAACGCAAGCCTGGTTATCCTGAAAATCCCCAGTATCAACCTGTATTTCCTGCGGTTTTTTGGATCGGAAGACGTTCGGCTGAATGATCAGGCCCTGAAAAACAACCGCATTTACCTGTTTGCCAACGGAAGCACCATACGTTGCGCCTCGAACCGGCCGATCTATTTCAATGATGTTACTTCCCGTTTCCTGGAAGGCTTCACATCCGTGAAACTGTCTTTCAATGTAGAAAACCTCAACTATACATTCCCGAACGGAAAGGTTGGACTGAACAACGTCAATATCTCGGAAGGCCCAGGAAAATTGGTGGCCATCATGGGTTCCAGCGGCGCCGGTAAAACCACCCTGCTGAACGTACTTTCTGGTATCGAGCACCCCGATTCAGGTGAAGTGCGAATCAACGGAATCAACATCCACAACGAACCCAAACGCATCGAAGGTGTCATCGGTATGGTACCCCAAGACAACCTGCTGATTGAAGAACTCACGGTGTTTCAGAACCTGTACTACAATGCCCAATTGTGCTTCCGTGACTTATCCAACAAGGAGATCAAGCGGAAGGTGAACAATGTGCTGGAAAGTCTGGGGTTATCCGCCATCCGTGACCTGCAGGTAGGAAATGAACTGAACAAGGTAATCAGCGGCGGACAACGCAAACGGTTGAATATCGGCCTCGAGCTCATCAGGGAACCCTCGGTGCTTTTTCTGGACGAACCCACATCCGGTCTGTCTTCACTGGACTCCGAACATGTGATGGACCTGCTCCGGGAACTGACCCTGAAGGGAAAACTCATTTTCGTGGTCATTCACCAACCCTCGTCGGAGATTTACAAAATGCTCGACAAGGTTCTGTTCCTCGACAAAGGCGGACACCTGATCTATTACGGCAACCCGGTGGAAGCCGTATCCTACTTCAAATCACAGGACCACCAGATCAAGCGCACCATCGACCTGAGTACCATCCGGCCGGACGAGATCTTTGCCATTGTGGAAGCCAGGGTGGTGAATGAATTCGGTGAACTCACTGACAAAAGAAAAGCCACCCCCGAGGAATGGGTGGAAAGGTTCCAGCACCACCACCACGAACCCACCCTGCCGGACGTGGACGAGAGTCCGCCCAAAGAATTCCACATCCCCAATATGTGGGGACAAATGAAGGTGTTCTTCAAGCGCGACATCCTGGCCAAGCTCAGCAACAAACAATACATATTGATCACCCTGCTGGAAGCCCCGTTGCTGGCTTTCTTCCTATCCTTCATCGTCACCTATATCGATGATCCGAATTCAGACCATTACATCTTCCGAAACAACGAAAACATACCGGCATACATCTTCATGAGTGTGGTGGTGGCACTTTTCGTAGGACTCATTGTGAGCGCTGAAGAACTGTTTAAAGACCGCAAGATCCTGCAACGTGAAAAATTTCTTCACCTGAGCCGGAATGCCTACCTGCTTTCAAAAATGGGATTGTTGCTGATGGTCTCCGCCATCCAGTCACTGTTGTTCGTATGGATCGGAAACAGCATCATCGGTATTCAGGGAATGATGTTTCCATACTGGTTGATGATTTTCTCCCTCGCCTCCCTGGCCAATGTATTGGGATTGAACATCTCTTCCGCACTGAATTCGGCAGTGGCTATTTACATCCTGATTCCATTGCTGATCATCCCGCAAATGATCCTGGGCGGCGCCATGTTCAGCTACGAAAAAATCAACCGCCTGCTGGGAGGTGGTTACCGTGTGCCCTCCATCGCCCAGATCATGCCTGCCAGGTGGGGGTATGAAGGACTTATGGTTCATCAGTTTGTACACAATGCATATGAAGAGGCTTTTTACGAGGTGGAAAAAAAGGAGAGCCTGTACGACTACAAACAAAGTTTTTTTGTGACCGAACTGGAACGGATGCTTCAGGAAGCGGAAAAGGATATACGCACCGGACAAGTGACCGACCGCACCCGCAACAACCTGGTGGTGGTAAAGAAAGAAATCACCCTGGAAGTGGTCTCGAACCCGCAGTTGAAGGTCATTGACCTCCGCGGTCTGGATGCAGACGACTACCAGGTGGAATCGTTCGGCATCGCGCGTGAAACGCTGAACAAGATCAGCGCCGGTTATATGCTGGGGTACAATTCTCAGGTGTTGAGAAAGGAACTGATACTGGGTAAACTCAGCACCAGCAAGGAACAGGCTGAAGCCTTTCGCAACCTGCGCGACAAATACTACAACGATTACCTGGCCGACGTAGTGAAACAGAGGTTCTCCAAGCACAAAATCATTACCGACAACGGCCGGCTGATACCCATCCTTGATCCGATCTACCGGGATGCCAACCCGGATGACGGATGGATATCACTTGACAGCCCGTTCTACACCCCCAGAAAAATTCTTTTCGGCAGATTGACCGATACCCTTTATTTCAATGTAATCATACTTTGGGTGATGTCTTTCCTGCTATATCTCACCCTGTATTTCGACCTGTTCCGGCGCATTCTGAATCGCCTGCAGTCGCTGTTTGCACGGCTATTCCCAGCCAGAAACAAACAGGTGATGGCCCTCCCAATCCAACCAAAGGAATCTGAAGAACCCGAATCGGAAGTCCTTTAG